One region of Natronorubrum aibiense genomic DNA includes:
- a CDS encoding acyl-CoA dehydrogenase family protein — MEFGLTEEQEQIRDEVRRFAENEIVPNAEKYDEEETFPHELVDEAAKMGLVGSSIPVEYGGAGYSTLETVLIAEELFSYDPGIALSIMACSFGTEAIQEFGTEDQKERFLEPVAMGEKISGAAISEPDTGSDVSSVSTRAEKDGDEWVINGNKMWITNGTVGDFFVMLCKTNPDAEGRYNGFSQIVVESDRDGFSADKITGKMGIRASDTAELILDDVRVPEENLIGTRDAAFMQQMQFFDATRTGVAAQGVGIAKGALREALEYAQDREQFGQPISEFQAVQHKLADIATETEAARNLTYKAAWKVDQGENITKLASMAKEYASRVAVDAANEAVQIHGGAGYVNDFPVERLYRDSKITQIYEGTTEIQKNIIARELLGKGF; from the coding sequence ATGGAATTCGGTCTCACCGAAGAACAGGAACAGATTCGCGACGAGGTCAGGCGGTTCGCCGAGAACGAAATCGTCCCGAACGCCGAAAAGTACGACGAAGAGGAGACGTTCCCCCACGAGCTCGTCGACGAGGCCGCCAAGATGGGACTGGTCGGCTCCTCGATCCCCGTCGAGTACGGCGGCGCGGGCTACTCGACGCTCGAGACGGTCCTCATCGCCGAGGAACTGTTCTCCTACGACCCCGGCATCGCGCTCTCGATCATGGCGTGTTCGTTCGGGACCGAAGCCATTCAGGAGTTCGGGACCGAAGACCAGAAAGAGCGCTTCTTAGAGCCCGTCGCCATGGGCGAGAAGATTTCGGGGGCGGCAATCTCTGAACCCGACACCGGCTCGGACGTCTCCTCAGTTTCCACGCGCGCAGAGAAAGATGGCGACGAGTGGGTGATCAACGGCAACAAGATGTGGATCACCAACGGGACCGTCGGCGACTTCTTCGTCATGCTGTGTAAGACCAACCCCGACGCCGAGGGACGCTACAACGGCTTCAGCCAGATCGTCGTCGAGTCCGACCGCGACGGCTTCTCGGCCGACAAGATCACCGGCAAGATGGGCATCCGTGCCTCGGACACGGCCGAACTCATCCTCGACGACGTCCGCGTTCCCGAGGAGAACCTGATCGGCACCCGCGACGCCGCCTTCATGCAGCAGATGCAGTTCTTCGACGCCACTCGGACCGGCGTCGCCGCACAGGGCGTCGGTATCGCGAAAGGGGCACTGCGCGAAGCCCTCGAGTACGCCCAGGACCGCGAACAGTTCGGCCAGCCGATCAGCGAGTTCCAGGCTGTCCAGCACAAACTCGCTGACATCGCGACGGAGACCGAGGCTGCTCGGAACCTGACGTACAAGGCCGCCTGGAAGGTCGATCAGGGCGAGAATATCACCAAACTCGCCTCGATGGCCAAGGAGTACGCCTCACGGGTTGCCGTCGACGCCGCGAACGAGGCCGTCCAGATCCACGGCGGTGCGGGCTACGTCAACGACTTCCCCGTCGAGCGACTCTATCGCGACTCGAAGATCACCCAGATCTACGAGGGGACGACCGAGATCCAGAAGAACATCATCGCGCGCGAACTGCTCGGCAAGGGCTTCTAG
- a CDS encoding helix-turn-helix domain-containing protein: MREFVFALEYEPDANPVADVLADHPAASIRSLSCHVTEDSLWRVDHAEGPPEALEALEDAYKNADFFADCLVKDDCGADCEVQVLDRSSDTLVVYTYWDRTEICTSVPHVALEYLGEGLLFETYREGRRYRWRIVLGSDAPIHEFFDALGEEVGECAGMEMLRLTELDPERNGIESDHDQPLPSEQRDALQAAVEYGYYETPRRIDLSELAERLDVPRSTLSYRLRRAEASLATAFVADDQSLEALPAEL, from the coding sequence ATGAGAGAGTTCGTCTTCGCCCTCGAGTACGAGCCGGATGCGAATCCGGTCGCCGACGTCCTCGCCGACCACCCGGCGGCGTCGATCCGGTCGCTGTCGTGTCACGTCACCGAAGACAGCCTCTGGCGGGTCGACCACGCCGAGGGGCCACCGGAGGCACTCGAGGCGCTCGAGGACGCCTATAAAAATGCGGACTTCTTCGCGGACTGTCTCGTCAAAGACGATTGCGGCGCAGACTGCGAGGTACAGGTACTCGACCGCTCGAGTGACACGCTGGTAGTCTACACCTACTGGGATCGCACCGAGATCTGTACGTCGGTCCCCCACGTCGCCCTCGAGTATCTCGGCGAGGGGCTGTTGTTCGAGACCTACCGCGAAGGGCGCCGGTACCGCTGGCGAATCGTGCTGGGCAGCGACGCGCCGATACACGAGTTCTTCGACGCGTTGGGCGAGGAAGTCGGCGAGTGTGCGGGCATGGAGATGCTGCGGCTGACGGAACTCGACCCCGAACGCAACGGGATCGAGTCCGACCACGACCAACCGCTCCCGAGCGAACAACGGGATGCGTTGCAGGCGGCCGTCGAGTACGGCTACTACGAGACTCCCCGGCGGATCGATCTCTCTGAACTCGCCGAGCGACTGGACGTGCCCCGATCGACGCTCTCCTACCGGCTTCGGCGGGCCGAAGCCAGCCTCGCCACGGCGTTCGTCGCCGACGATCAATCGCTCGAGGCACTACCGGCTGAGCTGTGA
- the ggt gene encoding gamma-glutamyltransferase has translation MAGRYNTSDGQQQGGFDGRRINRRRFLALTGTTAGALTIGSNPVTADTEYQEVTDVSGFRCDHPQFTCGREVTAADGMVSTVDPIAGGVAARVLREGGNAVDAAIALQYVLTVTQPHGSGIGGGGFMVIYDAESDSVDVVNSRERASQGATPDMFLDDQGTELDFDRAIQTGESMGVPGTVKGLETARKRYGSKPRQRLITPAIDLARNGFTVDWFLAEQIANNTWKFNDAALDTFSDERGTLYDEGDTMTNLDLAETLEQIKRDGSEAFYEGPIAEDLAAEIQRHARDPDRAVDANDIANYDVTLDEPVRTEWRDVELVGQPLPSSGPTVVAMVLRMLEHLGIDEHALRSPEMYHLIAQATIVAWGDRMEYMGDPEFIDDPTDALLSDEYLQERANLIELGRSVMGDTEGCFGGGNPEQIHDNGQTTHFSVVDQWGNAVSYTSTIEQFMGSGKMVPGRGFMINNELTDFDFAPGGANQPNGWKRPLSSMSPTMVLRDGRPEFTAGSPGGWSIISTTLQTILYRYVYGLDPLEAVTEPNIYTHYCGGIGWDDGVPPEARETTAAWGLEWDESPSTLGNVQVIDIGEDELTGAADPNRSGQAVGLDRVGRDRGRD, from the coding sequence ATGGCGGGAAGATACAACACATCTGACGGACAACAGCAAGGTGGGTTCGACGGGCGGAGAATCAATCGTCGTCGATTCCTCGCTCTCACCGGGACGACGGCCGGCGCACTCACGATCGGGTCGAATCCGGTAACTGCGGATACGGAGTACCAAGAGGTGACGGATGTCTCCGGGTTCCGTTGCGACCATCCGCAGTTCACGTGCGGTCGCGAAGTGACTGCCGCCGACGGGATGGTGTCGACGGTCGACCCGATCGCCGGTGGCGTCGCGGCGCGCGTCCTTCGGGAGGGCGGGAACGCGGTCGACGCCGCGATCGCACTCCAGTACGTCCTGACCGTCACGCAACCCCACGGGTCGGGCATCGGCGGCGGCGGGTTCATGGTCATCTACGACGCCGAGTCGGATTCGGTCGACGTCGTCAACAGCCGCGAGCGCGCGTCCCAAGGGGCGACACCCGACATGTTCCTCGACGATCAGGGGACCGAGCTCGACTTCGACCGGGCGATCCAGACCGGCGAGTCGATGGGTGTGCCCGGCACGGTGAAGGGGCTCGAGACGGCACGCAAACGGTACGGGAGCAAGCCGCGCCAGCGGCTGATCACCCCGGCGATCGACCTCGCCCGCAACGGCTTCACCGTCGACTGGTTCCTCGCAGAACAGATCGCGAACAACACCTGGAAGTTCAACGACGCGGCCCTCGACACCTTCAGCGACGAGCGCGGGACCCTCTACGACGAGGGAGACACGATGACGAACCTCGACCTGGCGGAGACCCTCGAACAGATCAAACGCGACGGTTCGGAGGCCTTCTACGAAGGACCCATCGCCGAGGATCTCGCGGCCGAAATCCAGCGCCACGCCAGAGATCCTGATCGCGCCGTCGACGCGAACGACATCGCGAACTACGACGTCACGCTCGACGAGCCGGTCCGTACAGAGTGGCGCGATGTCGAGCTCGTCGGCCAGCCGCTTCCGAGTTCCGGACCAACGGTTGTGGCGATGGTCCTCCGAATGCTCGAGCACCTCGGTATCGACGAGCACGCTCTCCGATCGCCCGAAATGTACCACCTGATCGCCCAGGCAACGATCGTCGCCTGGGGCGATCGAATGGAGTACATGGGCGATCCCGAATTCATCGACGACCCAACCGACGCGCTGCTCTCGGACGAGTACTTGCAGGAGCGAGCGAATCTGATCGAACTTGGGCGGTCGGTCATGGGCGACACCGAGGGATGCTTTGGCGGCGGTAATCCGGAGCAAATCCACGATAACGGCCAGACGACGCACTTTTCGGTCGTCGATCAGTGGGGCAACGCGGTCTCGTACACGTCGACGATCGAGCAGTTCATGGGGTCGGGCAAGATGGTCCCTGGACGCGGGTTCATGATCAACAACGAACTCACGGACTTCGACTTCGCGCCGGGCGGTGCGAACCAGCCGAACGGCTGGAAGCGCCCGCTGAGCAGTATGAGTCCGACGATGGTCCTTCGGGACGGGCGGCCGGAGTTCACCGCCGGGTCGCCCGGCGGCTGGTCGATTATCTCGACGACGCTGCAGACGATCCTGTACCGGTACGTCTACGGCCTCGACCCGCTAGAGGCGGTCACGGAGCCGAACATCTACACCCACTACTGCGGCGGGATTGGCTGGGACGACGGCGTCCCGCCCGAGGCTCGCGAAACCACTGCCGCCTGGGGCCTGGAATGGGACGAGTCACCCAGCACCCTCGGCAACGTCCAGGTCATCGACATCGGTGAGGACGAACTCACCGGCGCGGCCGATCCGAACCGTAGCGGCCAGGCCGTCGGACTCGATCGGGTCGGCCGCGATCGCGGACGCGACTGA